One Salvia splendens isolate huo1 chromosome 12, SspV2, whole genome shotgun sequence genomic window carries:
- the LOC121757041 gene encoding protein ALTERED PHOSPHATE STARVATION RESPONSE 1-like → MGCVASRVDKEERVRMCKERKRLMKQLLRYRKEFADAQIAYLRSLRNTGMTLRQFTEPESLEFEDTNSAAEFPASPPPPLPPSPPPPPTFSPDIRKSEVEPGEAQSAVEEIIEVDEESGHTPPPPVPSSSWEYWDVFGSASVHCESRRETVEQGEEESWKDTNTEFIDEDEENEEEEADLAVDDIDMLPPPDTEFVDDSSSMMSWHTKDTADMAMVVWRGKKNLAGVVKDLDEYFLKASAVVKDIAVFIDINAGGTFLYQSSNENKRKKSNSAKVFSALNWSWSSKSLQSTRETGDMFGSGEPCKPGAHCITLEKLYTEEQKLYKDVKEEEISKVEYGRKSLLLQKLDEEHDWTKAEKTRSMFESLQSYISSLQESIGKSSSTILTLVSKELHPQLITLASGLMHMWQTMYNSHQVQHHISQQMSHLTDQQTVEPTTESQRQAAGQLQTEVTSWHQSFCKLVKYQREYVITLCKWIELSNYVEGANNSHSESPTLHALLDKWQQALDKLPDKMVADAIKCLQSAVHSIILQQQHEFDLRKRSEKLARKFERELTFLAEMEMKLGGSISVEDSKHPLVARRAKANALRSLAEDERGRYSNSVKTTRSMILKNLQTSLPKLFQALVVYSSAYCHSFEAILSDSTMSESDDMQTAASEI, encoded by the exons ATGGGGTGTGTTGCATCAAGAGTTGATAAAGAAGAGAGGGTGAGGATGTGTAAGGAGAGGAAGAGGCTGATGAAACAGCTCTTGAGATATAGGAAAGAGTTTGCTGATGCTCAGATAGCATATTTGAGGTCATTGAGGAATACTGGAATGACACTTAGGCAGTTTACTGAGCCCGAATCCTTGGAATTCGAGGACACAAATTCTGCTGCTGAATTCCCTGCGTCCCCTCCTCCCCCGTTGCCACCATCACCTCCGCCTCCGCCCACTTTTAGCCCTGATATAAGGAAGTCTGAGGTTGAACCGGGAGAGGCTCAATCTGCTGTGGAGGAAATCATTGAGGTCGATGAGGAGAGTGGTCATACTCCACCCCCACCAGTTCCTAGCTCGTCTTGGGAATACTGGGACGTTTTTGGTTCTGCCTCGGTGCATTGTGAGAGTAGAAGGGAGACGGTGGAGCAGGGCGAGGAGGAGAGTTGGAAGGATACAAATACTGAGTTCATAGATGAAGACGAGgagaatgaggaggaggaggcagATCTTGCTGTTGATGATATTGACATGCTGCCTCCTCCGGATACTGAGTTTGTTGATGATAGCTCGTCTATGATGAGCTGGCACACGAAGGACACTGCAGATATGGCTATGGTGGTTTGGAGGGGCAAGAAGAACTTGGCGGGCGTTGTCAAAGACTTGGACGAGTATTTCCTGAAAGCATCCGCTGTAGTGAAGGATATTGCTGTTTTCATAGATATTAATGCAGGAGGAACATTCCTTTACCAGAGTAGCaatgagaataaga GGAAGAAAAGCAATTCAGCTAAGGTCTTCAGTGCCTTGAATTGGTCGTGGTCGTCTAAATCACTCCAATCCACTAGAGAAACGGGAGATATGTTTGGATCCGGTGAGCCCTGCAAGCCCGGAGCTCACTGTATCACACTCGAGAAACTTTATACGGAGGAACAGAAACTCTATAAGGATGTTAAG GAGGAAGAGATTTCTAAGGTGGAATATGGGAGAAAATCTTTGCTACTGCAAAAACTAGACGAAGAGCACGACTGGACCAAGGCAGAGAAGACACGCTCCATGTTTGAAAGTTTGCAATCTTACATCTCGTCTCTCCAAGAGTCGATTGGAAAGTCTTCTTCGACCATACTCACACTCGTGAGCAAGGAATTACACCCTCAGCTTATCACGCTGGCTTCAGG GCTGATGCACATGTGGCAAACGATGTACAACTCTCATCAAGTCCAGCATCACATATCTCAGCAGATGAGTCATCTCACGGATCAGCAAACCGTGGAGCCGACCACTGAATCCCAGCGGCAGGCTGCAGGCCAGCTGCAGACAGAAGTAACGTCGTGGCACCAAAGCTTCTGCAAGCTCGTGAAGTACCAGCGCGAGTATGTAATCACACTCTGCAAGTGGATCGAGCTCAGTAACTATGTCGAAGGCGCTAATAACTCTCACAGCGAATCACCAACGCTGCATGCCCTTTTGGACAAATGGCAGCAAGCACTGGATAAATTGCCTGATAAG ATGGTGGCTGATGCCATCAAGTGTTTACAGTCAGCTGTTCACTCCATCATCTTGCAGCAGCAACACGAATTCGACTTACGCAAGAGATCTGAGAAGCTTGCAAGGAAATTTGAGAGGGAGCTCACTTTTCTTGCAGAAATGGAGATGAAGTTGGGAGGGAGCATCTCTGTCGAAGATTCCAAGCATCCGTTAGTAGCCAGGCGAGCTAAGGCCAATGCTCTGAGGAGCTTAGCTGAAGACGAGAGGGGCAGGTACTCAAATTCTGTTAAAACGACCAGATCCATGATCCTGAAAAACCTACAGACAAGCCTGCCCAAGTTATTTCAAGCACTGGTGGTGTATTCGAGCGCTTACTGCCACAGCTTTGAGGCGATCCTCAGCGACTCGACAATGTCAGAATCGGACGACATGCAGACTGCAGCTTCAGAAATTTAA